From one Branchiostoma floridae strain S238N-H82 chromosome 3, Bfl_VNyyK, whole genome shotgun sequence genomic stretch:
- the LOC118410809 gene encoding WSC domain-containing protein ARB_07867-like — MVAISTFVLLLAIGSGSAQSYQGCYTYTGSEDTLTADQASPDMTNTDCVQHCAAQGKTYSATGEGKFCSCLTAADLQILSQVPNSRCDVSCTGDLKSKCGGNEQIVTVWSTGQAKRTLTTSVQSYKGCYTHTGSEDTLTADQASPDMTNTDCVQHCAAQGKTYSATGEGKFCSCLTAADLQTLSLVSDSQCDVSCTGDLKSKCGGNEQTVTVWSTGQVKRMLTLKSMMAALRNNAKRMMGTNVDN; from the exons ATGGTGGCAATTTCAACATTCGTCCTCCTGCTCGCTATCG GATCAGGCTCCGCCCAGAGCTACCAAGGTTGCTACACGTACACGGGAAGTGAGGACACGCTCACCGCCGACCAGGCGTCTCCGGACATGACCAACACAGACTGTGTCCAACACTGTGCGGCCCAGGGCAAGACTTACTCAG CGACAGGCGAAGGCAAGTTCTGTAGCTGTTTGACGGCAGCAGACCTGCAAATCCTCAGCCAAGTGCCTAACTCACGGTGTGACGTCAGCTGCACAGGAGATCTGAAATCAAAATGTGGAGGTAACGAACAGATAGTCACCGTGTGGAGCACCGGACAAG CAAAACGTACGCTGACGACCTCCGTCCAGAGCTACAAAGGTTGCTACACGCACACGGGAAGTGAGGACACGCTCACCGCCGACCAGGCGTCTCCGGACATGACCAACACAGACTGTGTCCAACACTGTGCTGCCCAGGGCAAGACTTACTCAG CGACAGGCGAAGGCAAGTTCTGTAGCTGTTTGACGGCAGCGGACCTGCAAACCCTCAGCCTAGTGTCCGACTCACAGTGTGACGTCAGCTGCACAGGAGATCTGAAATCAAAATGTGGAGGTAACGAACAGACAGTCACCGTGTGGAGCACCGGACAAG TAAAGCGAATGCTGACGTTGAAGAGCATGATGGCAGCCTTACGGAACAACGCGAAGAGGATGATGGGTACCAACGTGGACAACTGA